The bacterium region GCCCATGTTTGCTACCGTCGGTTTTAACCAAATTTCAGAAATTTGGGACGGTCGGGATGAAGATGGTGATCTGCTGGCCAACGGTGTTTATCTGTACAAGCTGGAGGCAGTACGGGAGAACGCCAAACTGGAAAAGATCGGCAAAGTGGTGATCGCAAGGTGACCGTCTTTTGCAAAGGCGAGGCGGCGCCACTGCTGGATTTGATAAGGAGCATGCAGCCGGCTCTGCGGTGCGCTTAGGTCAAATCGTTCGCCAGCTGAACCCATTCATCGACGGCAAGATCTTCAGGCCTGCGCGTCAGATCCCAGCGAGACAATTTTTGCATTTCGAACGGCTTTAACGTGGAACGCAGCATCTTTCTGCGCTGATTTAACGCTGTGCGCACCAGCCGGCGGAACAGCGCATCCTCTTTGATCCTCGACGCAGCGGTCTTGTCAAACGTCCAGCGCACCAGACACGAATCCACCCGGGGTTTAGGACGGAACACCGCGGCGGGCACCGACCGCAGCAATTCCACCCGCGCATAGGCTTGGCTGAAC contains the following coding sequences:
- a CDS encoding 16S rRNA (adenine(1518)-N(6)/adenine(1519)-N(6))-dimethyltransferase: FSQAYARVELLRSVPAAVFRPKPRVDSCLVRWTFDKTAASRIKEDALFRRLVRTALNQRRKMLRSTLKPFEMQKLSRWDLTRRPEDLAVDEWVQLANDLT